In a single window of the Arachis hypogaea cultivar Tifrunner chromosome 6, arahy.Tifrunner.gnm2.J5K5, whole genome shotgun sequence genome:
- the LOC140173687 gene encoding uncharacterized protein: MFQPIGKERHGEFTKDGEGIWRYKGRICVLDVESLRQELLLEAHRSRFSIHLGSMKMYHDLKKMFWWLGMKGDVATFVSKCLTCQKVGIRCSLGDRGLLNQVRSLPAYSSELLFGGIGEVVHQRDCKVVRNTIEHNVGPWSPIHIKVLGSIPKSFRYETMSQHCVSSIDGWAVGKDYSNIERYTKGVCLGSTEKLGPLHAIGGICVQQHLSCELWDGSYTSDADHVLEPESAELKENMTFPVTPMRIDDTSVKMLHGKEVLLVKVAWRRAGVEEHTWKLESDM, translated from the exons ATGTTTCAACCCATTGGTAAGGAGAGGCATGGAGAGTTCACTAAGGATGGTGAAGGGATATGGAGGTATAAGGGAAGGATATGTGTGCTGGATGTTGAAAGTTTGAGACAAGAGTTGTTGTTGGAAGCTCATAGGAGCAGATTCTCCATTCATCTAGGTAGTATGAAGATGTATCATGATctgaagaagatgttctggtggcttGGAATGAAGGGTGATGTAGCTACATTTGTGTCAAAGTGTCTGACGTGTCAGAAG GTTGGGATTCGATGCAGTTTAGGTGATCGTGGATTGCTTAACCAAGTCCGCTCACTTCCTGCCTATTCTAGTGAACTACTCTTTGGAGGAATTGGCGAGGTTGTACATCAAAGAGATTGTAAGGTTGTACGGAATACCATCGAGCATAATGTTGGACCATGGTCCCCGATTCACATCAAAGTTTTGGGGAGTATTCCAAAGAGCTTTCGGTATGAGACTATGTCTCAACACTGCGTATCATCCATAGATGGATGGGCAGTCGGAAAGGACTATTCAAACATTGAAAGATATACTAAGGGTGTGTGTCTTGGATCAACTGAGAAGTTGGGACCATTACACGCCATTGGTGGAATTTGTGTACAACAACATCTTTCATGCGAGCTTTGGGATGGCTCT TATACGTCGGATGCGGATCATGTGTTAGAGCCTGAGTCGGCTGAGTTAAAGGAGAACATGACTTTTCCAGTAACACCGATGCGAATTGACGACACTAGTGTGAAGATGTTGCATGGAAAGGAAGTTTTGTTGGTTAAAGTGGCTTGGAGAAGAGCGGGAGTGGAAGAACATACTTGGAAATTGGAGTCCGACATGTAG